The Cupriavidus nantongensis genome has a segment encoding these proteins:
- a CDS encoding acyl-CoA dehydrogenase family protein, with translation MIEQTLSNNFHEIRDAIRALCAEFPDEYFRKVDEQRAYPEAFVNALTAAGWLAALIPQEYGGSGLGLTEASVIMEEINRCGGNSGACHGQMYNMGTLLRHGSTAQKEKYLPKIASGEWRLQSMGVTEPTTGTDTTKIKTSAVKKDGRYVVNGQKVWISRVQHSDFMILLARTTPLADVKKKSEGMSIFMVDLHEAQKKGLTVRPIPNMVNHETNELFFEDLEIPEENLIGEEGKGFKYILDGLNAERTLIAAECIGDGYWFMDRVTKYVKEREVFGRPIGQNQGVQFPIAESFIELEAANLMRWKACELFDKHESMGAQANMAKYLAAKASWEAGNACLQFHGGFGFACEYDVERKFRETRLYQVAPISTNLIYSFVAEHVLGLPRSF, from the coding sequence ATGATCGAACAGACCCTCTCGAACAATTTCCACGAAATCCGCGATGCCATCCGTGCGCTGTGCGCCGAGTTTCCCGACGAGTATTTCCGCAAGGTCGATGAACAGCGCGCCTATCCCGAGGCCTTCGTCAACGCGCTGACCGCCGCGGGCTGGCTGGCGGCGCTGATTCCGCAGGAATACGGCGGCTCCGGCCTGGGCCTGACCGAAGCCTCGGTGATCATGGAGGAGATCAACCGCTGCGGCGGCAATTCCGGCGCCTGCCACGGCCAGATGTACAACATGGGCACGCTGCTGCGGCACGGCTCCACGGCGCAGAAGGAAAAGTACCTGCCCAAGATCGCCTCGGGTGAATGGCGCCTGCAGTCGATGGGCGTGACCGAGCCCACCACCGGCACCGACACCACCAAGATCAAGACCTCGGCGGTGAAGAAGGACGGCCGCTACGTCGTCAACGGCCAGAAGGTGTGGATCAGCCGCGTGCAGCACAGCGACTTCATGATCCTGCTGGCGCGCACCACGCCGCTGGCCGACGTAAAGAAGAAGAGCGAGGGCATGTCGATCTTCATGGTCGACCTGCACGAGGCGCAGAAGAAGGGCCTGACCGTGCGCCCCATCCCCAATATGGTCAACCACGAGACCAACGAGCTGTTCTTCGAGGACCTGGAGATCCCCGAGGAAAACCTGATCGGCGAAGAGGGCAAGGGCTTCAAGTACATCCTCGACGGCCTCAATGCCGAGCGCACGCTGATCGCCGCCGAGTGCATCGGCGACGGCTACTGGTTTATGGACCGGGTCACCAAGTACGTGAAGGAGCGTGAAGTGTTCGGCCGCCCCATCGGCCAGAACCAGGGCGTGCAGTTCCCCATCGCCGAGTCGTTCATCGAACTGGAGGCCGCCAACCTGATGCGCTGGAAGGCCTGCGAGCTGTTCGACAAGCACGAGTCCATGGGCGCGCAGGCCAACATGGCCAAGTACCTGGCCGCCAAGGCCAGCTGGGAGGCCGGCAACGCCTGCCTGCAGTTCCACGGCGGCTTCGGCTTTGCCTGCGAATACGATGTCGAGCGCAAGTTCCGCGAGACGCGCCTGTACCAGGTGGCACCGATCTCGACCAACCTGATCTACTCCTTCGTCGCCGAACACGTGCTGGGCCTGCCGCGCTCGTTCTGA